The following coding sequences lie in one Rutidosis leptorrhynchoides isolate AG116_Rl617_1_P2 chromosome 6, CSIRO_AGI_Rlap_v1, whole genome shotgun sequence genomic window:
- the LOC139852206 gene encoding auxin-responsive protein IAA7-like: protein MEGYPKSKKAVFKEAYEETGLELRLCPPGDGTNYPPMFKSSHKRAAQTTAVVGWPPVRASRKNIKTSSSSIKEEINNKKTDFFDNENSSLYVKINMDGVAIGRKVDLKAYDNYQRLSSAVDELFRGLLAAQGDVSVTTGLLDGNGEYTLVYEDNEGDRILVGDVPWDMFISSAKRLRVLKTSDLPVLRRHNK, encoded by the exons ATGGAGGGATACCCAAAATCGAAGAAGGCGGTTTTTAAAGAAGCTTATGAGGAAACAGGACTAGAACTAAGGCTATGTCCCCCAGGAGATGGCACTAATTATCCACCAATGTTTAAGAGCTCACATAAAAG GGCTGCACAGACAACAGCAGTGGTAGGATGGCCACCGGTGAGAGCTTCAAGAAAGAACATCAAGACATCGAGCAGTTCAATCAAGGAAGAAATAAATAACAAGAAAACCGATTTTTTCGATAATGAAAATAGTAGTTTATATGTGAAGATTAATATGGATGGAGTTGCTATTGGAAGAAAAGTTGATCTTAAAGCCTATGATAATTATCAAAGGCTCTCCTCAGCTGTAGATGAACTTTTTAGAGGGCTCTTGGCAG CTCAAGGAGATGTTAGTGTGACAACCGGATTGTTGGATGGAAACGGAGAATACACCCTCGTTTACGAAGATAATGAAGGAGATAGAATCCTTGTTGGTGATGTCCCTTGGGA CATGTTTATATCGTCAGCAAAGAGGCTTCGTGTGTTGAAAACATCCGACTTGCCTGTTTTACGTCGCCATAATAAGTGA
- the LOC139855604 gene encoding lipid transfer protein EARLI 1-like, protein MASKSNASLVLFLALNLLFFAVVSGCTCNTPPPSPKPKPTPKPTPTPKPTPTPKPTPTPKPAPTPTPTKATCPKDTLKLGVCANLLGGLVGLQVGSAKPCCSLIQGLADLDAAVCLCTALKANVLGINLNVPVSLSLLLNVCGKKVPSGFKCA, encoded by the coding sequence ATGGCCTCAAAAAGCAATGCTTCACTAGTCCTTTTTCTCGCACTCAATCTTCTCTTTTTTGCCGTTGTGAGCGGCTGTACTTGTAATACTCCCCCTCCTTCACCCAAACCAAAACCGACACCAAAACCGACACCAACACCTAAACCGACACCAACGCCTAAACCGACACCAACGCCGAAACCCGCACCAACACCAACGCCAACTAAGGCTACTTGCCCAAAAGATACCTTGAAACTTGGAGTGTGTGCTAATCTACTTGGCGGGTTAGTTGGACTCCAAGTTGGTTCCGCGAAGCCATGTTGCTCCCTCATTCAAGGCCTTGCTGACCTTGACGCTGCAGTTTGCCTATGCACCGCCCTTAAAGCTAATGTATTAGGGATCAATCTTAACGTGCCCGTCTCTCTTAGCTTGCTTCTTAATGTTTGTGGTAAAAAAGTTCCTAGTGGCTTCAAATGTGCCTAA